The Antechinus flavipes isolate AdamAnt ecotype Samford, QLD, Australia chromosome 4, AdamAnt_v2, whole genome shotgun sequence genomic interval CCATTTTCTGTTTGCAACAGAAAAAGACCCAAAGCTCTACAAAGATCACATCAAATTATACCACACCCAAGAGGCACATCTTAAAGATTGAACCAAAgtacttttcccttcccccttgaCTACATGTGCTATTCAAGCCTTAGCCCACTTTCCACCTGACTCTGTAGGTTTGGAAAAAGTTTGTATaatttctatccactgtgttcaTTTATAAATACTCAAACATCTaacacctcacatctctcagattggctaaggtgacaggcaaagataatgatgaatgttggaggggatgtgggaaaagggggacactaatacattgttgggggagttgtaaagtgatccaacccattctggagaacaatctagaactacacccaaagggctatataactgcatactctttgacccaacagtgccatacctgggtctgtatcccaaggaaatcataaaagagggaaaaggacccacacggGCACACATGTTTGTCGCGGCTCTTTCTGTGCTaacaaaaaagttggaaaatgagtgaatgcccatcagtgggggaatggctgaataagctgtggtatatgaaggtaatggaacatgactgttctataaaaaatgatgaacaagctaattttagaaaggtctggaattATGTGAACTGACGCTGAGGGAGACGAGCAGAACCGGGAATACATTTTATactgtaacagcaagattgtgcaatgatccaCTATGAAAGGCTCGGTTCTTCTCAGCGGTTCTgagatccaaggcaatcccaataaacattGGCTAGAAAatacatctgcacccagaaaatgATCTAAAGAGACTGACTGTAAATTAACACATACTAtgtttacatctttttttctgtttttttctcttctgtgttttttttccattttgttctgatttttctctctcaacatgattcagaaAGAAGTGTGTCCCAAAAAAGTTAATAATCACCAAAAAGGTTAGAAAACAATAATCGAGCACCTAGCTCACTACTGACCTCAACTGATAATCATGGTGGGAAGTACGGGTGGGGGCTTGCGACTCCTAATGCTAGAAAGACAATCCCCAACTCCTTAGAGTTTCCTCTGTCCTCACAGGGGGCCCACAGTGTTTGTTCCGGGGACCCAACCTGTCAGGATATAGGAGTTTAGGGAGCGTAGCTTCAGAATCTGAACCACATGTATagtcatttttcttaaaattagagattatctaatgcTATTATAAATGGTGCTATTAggaatattttatacaaataagtctTGACAAGAAGAAAAGGCACAAAAATGTACATGGCAGCACCATCTATCATAGCAAAAAGTTGCAAATAAAGTATTTTCCCAGTGGTTGGGAGCaggctaataatttatttattttgctgaggcaattgggggtaaatgacttgcccagggtcccacagccaggaagtgttaagtgtctgaggccgaatttgaactcaggtcctcctggcaaaaggaccaatgctctatccattgcaccactgaGCTGCCCTGGAAGAGCTAATaataaggaggaagaggaggagaagaaaaagaatggagaagaacaagaagaagccTTTACGtggtactttaagatttgaaaagaactttataaaaattaatctccatttgatcctcacaatagccctggaGGGGAAAGGTTATTTACTATTGGATAGAAGCTGTTAACCTTACTTTACAAATCAAGAAATCGGGGAAACAGAGTCTGAGACTTTCCGGGGTCACACGCCTTCCTAACTCTGAGTCCAGAGCTTGAGCCTGTGCAGCATCTCACTGCCGCAGCGTCTATCACTGGCACATCATGGAATGGAGTATTTTTGTATCCTAAGGGatgataaaatgtgaaaaaaatcaaacagatcTGGACAAATCTACTGGACGGGATGCTGAGAGAGGAAACCAGGATCCAAATCACAACATAAACGCTCCATGATTCCATTCTATCCCTTCCACCGAGTATTGCCTCCGAATGCGCAGACCGGAGGCGAAcaaagaccccaaaatgaaatcatccctgctctcaaggagtttacagtctactGGGGAAAATACCTATAGAGAaaattacacataaaatataCCAGTAATGGGGAAAGATCAAGATAAGATTATTGAActgaggggcagctgggtggcgcagtgtGTAGAGCACCTGCTTTgaactgacctcagacacttaatacttcctgactgtgtgaccctgggcaagtcacttaaccccaattgcctcagaaaaaaagattatattgaGTTGAATTTGGGAGTTAGGAGGTCCAGGAgatggaggggagaagggagtgtGTTGAGGCATGGAGGATGGCTTAGCCAAAGGTTTGGTGATTGGAAATGAATGCCAGAAAAGCCAAGTGTGCGTGCAGGAGGGAAAAAGGCCGTAATCCTGGGGAGGGATTTACAAACCAAACCGAAGAGAAGGCAGTTGTCCTGGGAGCATATTTACCCTGGCACCTTTGGAACTGGGGGGATAGACCAAGGATAGGGTCCCTTCATACACTGACCATGCACTTTGAGCTCTGTGGGATCACATCTCCAGGCCGCAAGGGACGTCCCCAGTCATCTAGGGATCATCTcccctttcacagatgaggaaataaaggacGGGAAGTTAAAAGATTGGCTCAGAGTCCCACAGATAACAAGTAGGGAAGCTAGGACCCGGCCCCAGGTCCTCTCCCTGGACAGCCGAGGCCCTTTTCTCCTTGGGCCACAGTGTCTCCTCAATGGCTTAGAAGGTGGAAGACCAGCTTTATAACCACAAATAACTTATTAAAGCGACTTCTGACACTACTGATCACATCTAAATCTAAAATTAACCTTTTAAGCCCTAGGAGTCGTTTTAAAGTTCTAAATTGTAGTAGAGGGAATTCCCACTTTGGGTGTTGGACTTGCCGGTTTAACTCTATTTCTTTCAGAAGGAAAACTCTCACTAACAGCCAATATGAGCTTGTGGGACTCCCAGTGCCGGAGGGAGATGGCAGGTTCTGCAGCTGGACACCGAACCTGGACAAAGGAGTGGCCGATGCCCTCGGACCCCGGGTGGCAGCTCCCTGTTGGAGCCAAGAAGCGCCGGACAGAACCCACTCCAGGCCATCCGCGGGTGCTTCTCCATTGCTTTATTTACAGTTGGGGTTTTGCCCACCGGGCCGCGGCATCCAGCCTCCGTTCCCAACCCCCGGGCGCCCTCCCTCACTCCACGATGCGGCGGAATGACTGAACCGCAGAGCATGGGGAGCCCCAGTCCACAGGCTTCCGGTACTCCTTCTTGTCCAGGAAGTACTGCCGGCCATGATAGTTGGGCTGTTCATAGAAGACCCAGACCCCATCCAGGACCTTACAGGACTGGATCTCCCGGATGTGGAACTGTTCCATGACGGAAGGGCAGTCCTCGGTGGTTTCATACATCTGGCCACTGAAGTCTCCCCTCTCAAAGATCTGGAGCTTATATTGACCTCCACTCGACTGGAAGACAGAGGCAAGAATGAGCACAGGCCCTTAGGGAAGCCCTCAAAAAGAGCAACAGGGTCCGTGACCGCCAATAAGAAGCTCATTAGTCCACTAATTCCCGACTCCCACGCTTCACTGACTAGAGTTAACGAGACAGAAGTGACTTAGCCTCCCATGAGAAATGAtcctaataataaaaattaattactctttttttttttttgctgaggcatttggggttaagtgacttattcaaggtcacacagcgaggaggtgttaagtgtctgagaccagatttgaactcaggtgggAGCTGGTGCTCTATATCCTAAAATTAATTACTCTTATAAAGACCAAGTTTGAGTCAGAGGAGATATGAGACTGTAACTTCTTCCCATTTTGGCAGAGGAGGGGGACTGGATATAATGTTGAACTTGGTTAGATTGGTTAATTTTactaatttcctctttcttttgaattcttggTGGTATAGTAACCAGAGGGTTTGATTTGGAGTCAAATCCTATcacagaaatttattagctgtgtgacactgagtcAGCCACTTGATTGCtcccagactcagtttccttgtctgtaaaatggggataataatagcatctactctCTAAGGTTTTGTCAGCATCAAAGAGGTACCATGTTCACCTACGTCATTGTGTTAGATAAATATTGGCCATCACCATCGTTCTTTGCAATAAGAGATGACTCTTTGGGTGGGGAAAAGGTTAGGTTATGTTGAGaagtaaaaaattaaagctattaatACAAACTAGGGAAAAACAATCACTTGTCAAACTTGGCAACCCAAAAGGGCAATGGAAATGAATGGGAACTTCTGTCTCAAATCTAGGCCCAGAATAGGCCCATAGAGTATTATTGGTCTAATATAGAGTCTAGTATAAAATGGTCCTtaggtttttttaattgaagacaATAAATATTAAGTTTCCACTCAGGGTAAACAATTATGTTAGAAGCCAGGATGACAAAGACAAAACATGAATCATTCCCTGCCCGTAGGGAGCTTCTAGTCTACTGGGGAGATAACAGTGGGTTTAcaagaatatataaagaatatacaaGGTAATCCAATGTCATTTCAAGAGGAAGACAGGCAAATGACTGGAGGGATTCAGAAAGCCTTTGTACAGGAATCAGCGGCTGAGCTGTGCtttgaaaaagaatgaaggaggaaggTGGAGGGGAAGAAGTGAACTCCAGAAATACTGGACCACTTGGTTAAGGCATGGCATATAATTGTGTGATTATAACTAAGAGACAGGTTAATCCGTGATAAGCTGGAGAATCCAAAAGAAGGCGTATCAAATTGGGAACCGTTCGACACACTGCCCACCCATAAGaccaaagactcatgatgaaaaatgcatcCACCTCCAGGTTAGGGGACAGTTGACTTTGTGTGTGTgctgaagcatattttcattccttttctagctttttgccatttttttttttcattttcttcctggaCAAGCCTAATGTGGCGATTTGTTGCACATGATTCCTATTTGTagtgggttttatttttattcacttctttttgGGTAGGGGAGTGAATGGAAAGAGAAACTCTGGAattgaaaataagataaaattgaataaaaaaggaggggtaggaggagaaggagaagataatgaagaaggaataagaggagaaggaaaggaggaggaggaggaaaaggaagtgaagaaataggaggaagaagaggaggaggaagaaaaggaagtggagaaataggaggaagaggagaaggaggaagaggagaaaagaagaaaaaggaggagaaggaagaaaaggaggaggagaagataaaggaagaCGAGTAGAAGAAGAAcacaagaaggagaagaagagaaaaagaaagaaggaggaggaggaaaaggaggaagaagaggaagaggaggaggaggagagaagaagaaaaagaagaaggaaaaaaaaaaggaggaggagaaggaaggggaggagaagaaaaggaggaggaggaagaggagaagaaaaggaaagaggaaaaagaaagaagagaaagaagaaaaaaagaatgagaagaaaagaaggaaaggagaagaaaaaggagagaagtagcagcagcagcagcagcaatagcctTTGTCTCAGAGACTCACCAGATGGATGACCTTGCAGGAGCTAAGCCGGTCATTGAGCCCCTTCCAGTGATGGTAATCAGGGTATTCACCCTGAGTTAAGATGTACATGTTCCCAGCAAAATTAGGCCTTTCATAAACTACCCAGGCCCCACCGGCCACTCGGA includes:
- the CRYGS gene encoding gamma-crystallin S yields the protein MAKCPRTQSQVPLRPIPALGKSALRAPGGLFELRSSWLQIQLSPQCSIWLLFRKRNYSFVLWLSQGLPLLVGLVGVVFQITFYDDKNFQGHHYDCDSDCADFHTYLSCCNSIRVAGGAWVVYERPNFAGNMYILTQGEYPDYHHWKGLNDRLSSCKVIHLSSGGQYKLQIFERGDFSGQMYETTEDCPSVMEQFHIREIQSCKVLDGVWVFYEQPNYHGRQYFLDKKEYRKPVDWGSPCSAVQSFRRIVE